A single genomic interval of Streptomyces sp. BA2 harbors:
- a CDS encoding LacI family DNA-binding transcriptional regulator: protein MTAAGNHQVSRAETARRGNRQSRAGIRDVAAAAGVSITTVSDALNGKGRLPDATRRHVREVAERLGYRPSAAARTLRTGKSGLIGLTVTTYGDEPFTFTEFAYFAEMARAATSAALARGYALVILPATSRRSPVDVWSNVALDGTVVVDPSDHDPVVSELVRQGLPVVSDGRPAGSLPVTAWVDNDHEAAVLEILDHLAAAGARRIGLLTGTTTDTYTHLSTTAYLRWCERVGQDPVYESYPAHDPCAGAVAADRLLARPDRPDAVYGLFDPNGTDLLAAARRYGLRVPDDLLLVCCSESTVYATTEPPITTLSLKPRRIGTAVVQLLIDAIEGLDSGRPVEQVIPTELIVRTSSERRPPRTTVSPPRSPGTG, encoded by the coding sequence ATGACAGCAGCAGGGAACCACCAGGTGAGCCGAGCGGAGACCGCCCGCCGGGGCAACCGGCAGAGCCGAGCGGGCATCAGAGACGTCGCCGCAGCCGCCGGTGTCTCCATCACGACTGTCTCCGACGCTCTCAACGGCAAGGGCCGGCTCCCGGACGCCACCCGACGCCATGTCCGCGAGGTCGCCGAACGGCTGGGCTATCGCCCCTCCGCGGCGGCCCGAACGCTCCGTACCGGCAAATCGGGCCTGATCGGCCTGACCGTGACGACCTACGGGGATGAACCTTTCACCTTCACCGAATTCGCGTACTTCGCGGAGATGGCCAGAGCCGCGACCTCGGCCGCGCTGGCCCGCGGCTACGCCCTCGTCATCCTGCCCGCCACCTCCCGGCGCAGCCCGGTCGACGTGTGGTCGAACGTCGCGCTCGACGGCACCGTCGTCGTCGATCCGTCCGACCACGACCCCGTCGTCAGCGAACTCGTGCGCCAGGGCCTACCCGTCGTGTCCGACGGCCGTCCGGCCGGGTCTCTGCCGGTCACCGCCTGGGTCGACAACGACCACGAGGCGGCGGTCCTCGAAATCCTCGACCACCTCGCGGCGGCCGGAGCCCGCCGGATCGGACTGCTCACCGGGACCACCACGGACACGTACACCCATCTGTCCACGACCGCCTATCTGCGCTGGTGCGAGCGCGTCGGACAGGACCCGGTGTACGAGTCCTACCCGGCCCACGACCCGTGTGCCGGCGCGGTCGCTGCCGACCGGCTGCTCGCAAGACCCGACCGCCCCGACGCCGTCTACGGCCTCTTCGACCCCAACGGAACAGACCTCCTCGCCGCCGCCCGGCGGTACGGCCTGCGCGTCCCCGACGACCTGCTGCTCGTCTGCTGCAGCGAATCCACGGTCTACGCCACCACCGAACCCCCCATCACCACGCTCTCGCTCAAACCGCGGCGCATCGGCACGGCCGTCGTCCAGCTCCTCATCGACGCCATCGAAGGCCTCGATTCGGGCCGGCCCGTCGAGCAGGTGATACCGACGGAGCTGATCGTGCGCACCTCGTCCGAGCGACGTCCACCGCGTACGACGGTCAGCCCACCCCGCTCACCCGGAACCGGTTGA
- a CDS encoding cytochrome ubiquinol oxidase subunit I: MDLALAPETLARWQFGITTVYHFLFVPLTISLAALTAILETAWVRTGKEHYLRATKFWGKLFLINIAMGVVTGIVQEFQFGMNWSDYSRFVGDVFGAPLAFEALIAFFFESTFIGLWIFGWDKLPKKLHCATIWIVSAGTIASAYFIIAANAFMQHPVGYKIVERDGTKRAELTDFSKVLFQETTLVNFFHVISAAVLVGGAFMTGIAIFHLRKKQHIRTMRMSMRLGLVTAFVGTLLTVVSADTLGKVMYEQQPMKMSAAEALWESEKPAPFSLFAYGDVSEGHNKVAIEVPGVLSFLAKNNFSAEIPGINDLNKEAQEKFGPGDYRPNIPTAYWSYRWMIGFGGVSMALCTAGLWLTRKKFWLAPEHRTGEDDVPKLMLTKNKELTPKLGNWWWRLSQWTLIFPLIGTAWGWIFTETGRQPWVVYGVLKTQDAVSPGVSQGEVITSLVVFTGIYAILAVIEVKLLLKYIKAGPPELTEADLNPPTKIGGPGSGSGSDDDADADRPMAFSY, encoded by the coding sequence GTGGATCTGGCTCTGGCGCCCGAGACATTGGCGCGATGGCAGTTCGGCATAACCACCGTCTACCACTTCCTGTTCGTCCCTCTGACGATCTCGCTGGCCGCCCTCACGGCGATCCTGGAGACGGCTTGGGTGCGCACGGGCAAGGAGCACTACCTCAGGGCGACCAAGTTCTGGGGAAAGCTGTTCCTGATCAACATCGCGATGGGTGTCGTCACCGGCATCGTCCAGGAGTTCCAGTTCGGCATGAACTGGTCCGACTACTCGCGCTTCGTCGGTGACGTCTTCGGGGCGCCGCTCGCCTTCGAGGCGCTCATCGCCTTCTTCTTCGAGTCGACCTTCATCGGCCTGTGGATCTTCGGCTGGGACAAGCTCCCGAAGAAGCTGCACTGCGCCACGATCTGGATCGTCTCCGCCGGAACCATCGCGTCGGCGTACTTCATCATCGCGGCCAACGCCTTCATGCAGCACCCGGTCGGCTACAAGATCGTGGAGCGGGACGGCACCAAGCGCGCGGAGCTCACCGACTTCTCGAAGGTGCTCTTCCAGGAGACGACGCTGGTCAACTTCTTCCACGTCATCTCGGCGGCCGTCCTGGTCGGCGGCGCCTTCATGACCGGCATCGCGATCTTCCACCTGCGCAAGAAGCAGCACATCCGCACCATGCGGATGTCGATGCGGCTCGGCCTGGTCACCGCGTTCGTCGGCACCCTCCTCACCGTGGTCAGCGCCGACACCCTCGGCAAGGTCATGTACGAGCAGCAGCCGATGAAGATGTCGGCCGCCGAGGCCCTGTGGGAGTCGGAGAAGCCGGCGCCGTTCTCGCTCTTCGCGTACGGCGATGTCTCCGAGGGACACAACAAGGTCGCCATCGAGGTCCCCGGGGTCCTTTCCTTCCTCGCCAAGAACAACTTCAGCGCCGAGATCCCCGGCATCAACGACCTCAACAAGGAGGCGCAGGAGAAGTTCGGGCCCGGCGACTACCGGCCCAACATCCCCACCGCCTACTGGTCCTACCGCTGGATGATCGGCTTCGGCGGGGTCTCGATGGCCCTGTGCACCGCCGGACTCTGGCTGACGCGGAAGAAGTTCTGGCTGGCGCCTGAGCACCGCACGGGCGAGGACGACGTGCCGAAGCTCATGCTCACCAAGAACAAGGAACTGACGCCGAAGCTCGGCAACTGGTGGTGGCGGCTCTCCCAGTGGACGCTGATCTTCCCCCTCATCGGCACCGCCTGGGGCTGGATCTTCACCGAGACCGGGCGGCAGCCCTGGGTGGTCTACGGCGTCCTGAAGACCCAGGACGCGGTCTCGCCGGGGGTGTCGCAGGGTGAGGTGATCACTTCGCTGGTCGTGTTCACCGGGATCTACGCGATCCTCGCCGTGATCGAGGTGAAGCTGCTGCTCAAGTACATCAAGGCGGGTCCGCCCGAGCTCACCGAGGCCGACCTCAACCCGCCCACCAAGATCGGCGGTCCCGGTTCCGGCTCGGGTTCCGATGATGACGCCGATGCCGACCGGCCCATGGCCTTCTCGTACTGA
- the hisC gene encoding histidinol-phosphate transaminase, translating into MSETSPRLRAELEGIPTYKPGKPAAADGPVAYKLSSNENPYPPLPGVMESALAAAGAFNRYPDMACTGLMSELADRFGVPVSHVATGTGSVGVAQQLIQATSGPGDEVIYAWRSFEAYPIITQVSGATSVKVPLTPGDVHDLDAMADAITDRTRLIFVCNPNNPTGTVVRRAELERFLDRVPSDVLVVLDEAYREFIRDAEVPDGVEIYRERPNVAVLRTFSKAYGLAGLRVGFAIAHEPVAAALRKTAVPFGVSQLAQDAAVASLRAEDELMGRVGSLVAERTRVVETLRGQGWTVPETQANFVWLRLGERTTDFAAACEKAGVVVRPFAGEGMRATIGETEANDIFLQAAEAFRKEL; encoded by the coding sequence GTGAGCGAGACGAGCCCGAGGCTGCGTGCCGAGCTGGAGGGTATCCCCACTTACAAGCCGGGGAAGCCCGCCGCGGCCGATGGCCCGGTGGCCTACAAGCTGTCCTCGAACGAGAACCCCTACCCGCCGCTGCCGGGCGTCATGGAGAGCGCGCTCGCCGCCGCGGGTGCGTTCAACCGCTACCCCGACATGGCGTGCACGGGCCTGATGAGTGAACTCGCCGACCGCTTCGGGGTGCCGGTGTCGCACGTGGCGACGGGCACCGGTTCCGTCGGCGTCGCGCAGCAGCTGATCCAGGCCACGTCGGGCCCGGGGGATGAGGTCATCTACGCCTGGCGGTCCTTCGAGGCGTACCCGATCATCACGCAGGTGAGCGGGGCCACGTCGGTGAAGGTGCCGCTGACGCCGGGGGACGTCCACGACCTGGACGCGATGGCCGACGCCATCACCGACCGGACGCGGCTGATCTTCGTCTGCAACCCGAACAACCCGACCGGCACCGTGGTGCGCAGGGCCGAGCTGGAGCGGTTCCTCGACCGGGTGCCGAGCGATGTCCTTGTGGTGCTCGACGAGGCCTACCGCGAGTTCATCCGGGATGCCGAGGTGCCGGACGGCGTGGAGATCTACCGCGAGCGTCCGAACGTCGCCGTGCTGCGTACGTTCTCCAAGGCGTACGGCCTCGCGGGCCTGCGCGTCGGCTTCGCGATCGCCCATGAGCCGGTGGCCGCCGCGCTGCGCAAGACGGCGGTGCCCTTCGGGGTGAGCCAGCTCGCGCAGGACGCGGCGGTGGCTTCGCTGCGGGCCGAGGACGAGCTGATGGGCCGCGTCGGCTCGTTGGTCGCCGAGCGCACGCGGGTGGTCGAGACGCTGCGCGGGCAGGGCTGGACCGTGCCCGAGACGCAGGCGAACTTCGTGTGGCTGCGGCTCGGGGAGCGTACGACCGACTTCGCGGCGGCGTGCGAGAAGGCCGGCGTGGTCGTACGGCCGTTCGCGGGCGAGGGGATGCGGGCCACGATCGGGGAGACCGAGGCGAACGACATCTTCCTGCAGGCGGCGGAGGCGTTCCGCAAGGAGCTCTAG
- the cydB gene encoding cytochrome d ubiquinol oxidase subunit II, with the protein MELHDVWFVLIAVLWIGYFFLEGFDFGIGILTKLLARDRTEKRVLINTIGPVWDGNEVWLLTAGGATFAAFPEWYATLFSGFYLPLLIILLCLIVRGVAFEYRAKRPEENWQRNWEQAIFWTSLIPAVMWGVAFANITRGVKIDAHKEYVGGFWDLLNPYAILGGLVTLALFTFHGAVFASLKTVGDIRVRARKLALGLGLAAAVLALGFLLWTQADNGDGKSLVAMIVAVVALVGAIGAIKVGREGWSFALSGITIAAAFAMIFLTLFPNVMPSSLNEEWNLTVTNASSSPYTLKIMTWCAGIATPIVLLYQSWTYWVFRKRIGTQHIADAAH; encoded by the coding sequence ATGGAACTTCACGACGTCTGGTTCGTGCTGATCGCAGTCCTGTGGATCGGCTACTTCTTCCTGGAGGGCTTCGACTTCGGGATCGGCATCCTCACCAAACTGCTCGCCCGTGACAGGACCGAGAAGCGGGTGCTCATCAACACCATCGGCCCCGTCTGGGACGGCAACGAGGTGTGGCTGCTCACGGCGGGCGGCGCGACCTTCGCCGCCTTCCCCGAGTGGTACGCGACGCTCTTCTCCGGCTTCTATCTGCCCCTCCTGATCATCCTGCTCTGCCTGATCGTGCGCGGTGTCGCCTTCGAGTACCGGGCGAAGCGGCCCGAGGAGAACTGGCAGCGCAACTGGGAGCAGGCCATCTTCTGGACCTCGCTGATCCCGGCCGTGATGTGGGGCGTGGCCTTCGCCAACATCACGCGCGGCGTGAAGATCGACGCCCACAAGGAGTACGTGGGCGGCTTCTGGGACCTGCTGAACCCGTACGCGATCCTGGGCGGCCTGGTCACCCTGGCGCTGTTTACCTTCCACGGCGCGGTCTTCGCCTCGCTCAAGACGGTGGGGGACATCCGTGTGCGGGCGCGGAAGCTGGCACTCGGGCTCGGCCTGGCGGCCGCTGTCCTGGCGCTCGGGTTCCTGCTCTGGACGCAGGCGGACAACGGCGACGGCAAGAGCCTGGTCGCGATGATCGTGGCCGTGGTCGCGCTGGTGGGTGCCATCGGGGCGATCAAGGTGGGGCGCGAGGGCTGGTCGTTCGCGCTGTCGGGCATCACGATCGCGGCGGCTTTCGCGATGATTTTCCTGACGCTCTTCCCTAACGTCATGCCGTCGTCGCTGAACGAGGAGTGGAACCTCACGGTCACCAACGCCTCGTCGAGTCCCTACACCCTGAAGATCATGACCTGGTGCGCCGGCATCGCGACGCCGATCGTGCTGCTCTACCAGTCGTGGACCTACTGGGTGTTCCGCAAGCGGATCGGTACGCAGCACATCGCGGACGCGGCGCACTGA